Proteins co-encoded in one Candidatus Spechtbacteria bacterium genomic window:
- a CDS encoding 3-hydroxyacyl-CoA dehydrogenase family protein, whose protein sequence is MRPVVNHVAVVGAGQMGTRIAQIFCEAGAIVLLYDSDAKVCERAVEKIREFWLKNIQEKNTANMTLEQFAHATRNRVMILNAHLYVASRLDRLAPVDFVVEAVTEDRAIKAQVLSTLDAICKPNTILVTNTSTISIKELAKSVQRHKDKFMGMHFMNPPHVLTFLELIRGPKTSDETANTVFEIARWLNRNPILFASDIPGFSVNGMVMPIINEASLLVERFIKKGMSFEGACEIVNDSFEGRVPTGGEPMGILRLADLIGIDTVVAGLREMMKANRHYKPRGILTDLVVQGRLGRKTKIGFFDYDSGR, encoded by the coding sequence ATGCGGCCAGTAGTCAATCATGTAGCAGTTGTGGGTGCTGGGCAAATGGGCACGCGCATAGCGCAAATTTTTTGCGAAGCGGGCGCTATTGTACTTTTGTATGATTCTGATGCCAAAGTATGCGAGAGGGCGGTAGAAAAAATCAGGGAGTTTTGGTTGAAAAATATTCAAGAAAAAAATACTGCGAATATGACATTAGAACAATTCGCTCACGCAACGCGTAACCGAGTAATGATTCTAAACGCTCATCTTTATGTTGCTTCGCGGCTTGATCGTCTTGCGCCCGTCGATTTTGTCGTGGAAGCTGTTACGGAAGATCGCGCAATCAAAGCGCAAGTTTTAAGCACGCTCGACGCAATTTGTAAACCGAATACAATTCTTGTTACAAATACTTCGACTATTTCCATCAAAGAGCTTGCAAAAAGCGTACAGCGCCACAAAGATAAATTTATGGGCATGCACTTCATGAACCCGCCGCACGTTTTAACCTTTCTTGAGCTTATTCGCGGGCCGAAAACATCGGACGAAACAGCAAATACTGTTTTTGAAATTGCTCGCTGGCTTAACCGTAATCCAATTCTTTTTGCTAGCGATATTCCCGGATTTTCCGTAAACGGCATGGTTATGCCAATAATAAATGAAGCGTCATTGCTCGTGGAGCGATTTATTAAAAAAGGCATGTCATTTGAAGGCGCGTGCGAGATTGTTAATGATTCTTTTGAGGGAAGGGTCCCGACTGGCGGTGAACCAATGGGAATTTTGCGCCTTGCCGATCTTATTGGCATTGATACTGTAGTCGCCGGACTTCGAGAAATGATGAAAGCAAATCGGCACTATAAACCTCGCGGTATTTTGACGGATTTGGTCGTTCAGGGGCGGCTGGGCAGAAAAACAAAGATTGGATTTTTTGATTATGATTCTGGAAGGTAG
- a CDS encoding ATP-dependent helicase yields the protein MSSFDTLYQKLNPEQKQAVDTLDGPVMVIAGPGTGKTQILALRIANILRQKKIAPQRILALTFSEAGVSAMRKRLSELIGTQGYYVTVLTFHSFCNALIQRYPEDFPQVGTAENVSEVEQVQLLEQIFDNTPLSLLRPFGDPYFYIKSALAEISTLKREGVTPAALSELVEKEHNAFLQIDDLYHEKGAHEGKMKGKYQDQEKFINKNRELVVVYERYQQELAQQKRYDYNDMILFVVKKLQNDENFRMRVSEAYDYILVDEHQDTNNGQNNVLALLCSENEAPNLFVVGDEKQAIFRFQGATLANFLYFHKRFSGAKLITLHQNYRSSQPILDGAMDLIKQNQSRISNILPEVNDALYANREGSYLGPPGGPRYEPKKPIEFWEFADTQSENYFIGKKIEELIANGVDPREIAVLVREHESAVPVTSIFAKLGIPYVWESQHDMLEDAQVKKILSIMRYAVDFGSDEKLLPVLHIDTLGIPPIDIYRLFAYRNKIEYAHHRHGVLGIPYVDNLDSKKKTDDVKPTVIELMGATQVHKKLHFENSPAIFHAYSLLSGIRQDLASENALVLFERIVREGKFLDIVKQNGDDPRMMAGIHALFRELKNFLSSHPSSGGTSRKANLADFLQHLDLVEKHNIKIKTSSFKASLRAVRVMSVHGAKGLEFDYVFVPNAADSKWGGRVKPRLFRLPQLITASEEGLTLLKGGSDPPRPSLIDTDPKIDKYEDERRLFFVALTRARHGAHISCTLLNDAGREQIPTNFISEIRSELVARGGTEAYELEAQQNPALFFSSSIATTPPLQEREFVAELFTKRGLPVTAFNNYLECPWKYFYINLLRVPHAPSKQQMYGTAIHAGLHDFFERLKTDANTPKEFLLERFNFALATELLNEHDYQSAKARGEETLDKYYEEYRGAWNKNTENERSISIPLSDIIRLTGKLDKLEIQPNGYDVIVVDYKTGHSKTRGEIEGTTKNSNGNLKRQLVFYKLLLDKYPLAKYNMLAGELDFIEPDAKGKLHKEQFVISQENVTALEAEIHRVAEEIISIAFWDKRCSDKACGWCALRK from the coding sequence ATGTCCTCTTTCGATACCCTCTATCAAAAGTTAAATCCTGAGCAAAAGCAGGCCGTAGACACGCTCGACGGCCCGGTTATGGTTATTGCGGGGCCGGGGACTGGCAAAACACAAATATTGGCTCTTCGTATCGCCAATATTTTGCGCCAGAAAAAAATTGCGCCGCAAAGAATTCTCGCGCTTACATTCAGTGAAGCGGGTGTTTCTGCCATGCGTAAGCGTTTGAGCGAGCTCATTGGCACGCAAGGATATTACGTGACGGTTTTAACATTTCACAGTTTTTGCAACGCGCTTATCCAGCGATATCCGGAAGATTTTCCGCAAGTTGGCACCGCGGAAAACGTAAGCGAGGTTGAGCAAGTACAATTGCTTGAGCAAATTTTCGACAACACACCCCTCTCGCTGCTGCGCCCATTCGGCGACCCATATTTTTACATCAAATCCGCGCTCGCCGAAATCAGCACGTTAAAACGCGAAGGAGTCACGCCAGCCGCACTTAGCGAGCTTGTTGAAAAAGAACATAACGCGTTTTTACAAATTGATGACTTGTACCACGAAAAAGGCGCACATGAAGGCAAGATGAAGGGAAAATATCAAGATCAGGAAAAGTTTATCAATAAAAATAGGGAACTCGTGGTTGTATATGAGCGCTATCAGCAGGAATTAGCACAGCAAAAACGTTACGACTATAACGATATGATTTTGTTTGTGGTAAAGAAACTGCAAAACGACGAGAACTTCCGCATGCGTGTTTCGGAAGCATACGACTATATTCTAGTAGATGAACATCAGGACACAAACAACGGCCAGAATAATGTGCTGGCATTGCTATGTTCTGAAAATGAAGCGCCAAATCTTTTTGTGGTGGGGGATGAGAAGCAGGCAATTTTTCGCTTTCAAGGCGCGACGCTTGCTAACTTTCTGTACTTTCATAAACGCTTTAGTGGCGCAAAGCTGATTACGCTACATCAGAACTATCGCTCATCACAGCCAATACTCGACGGCGCAATGGATTTAATAAAGCAAAACCAAAGCAGAATCAGCAACATTCTCCCCGAAGTAAACGATGCTTTGTATGCGAACAGAGAAGGTTCATACCTAGGGCCTCCCGGAGGCCCTAGGTATGAACCTAAAAAACCGATTGAGTTTTGGGAATTCGCTGATACCCAGTCAGAAAACTATTTTATCGGCAAAAAAATTGAGGAGTTAATTGCAAACGGCGTTGATCCGCGCGAAATTGCGGTTCTCGTGCGCGAGCACGAAAGCGCTGTTCCCGTGACTTCCATTTTTGCAAAGCTAGGCATACCTTATGTTTGGGAATCACAGCACGACATGCTGGAAGACGCGCAAGTTAAAAAAATACTTAGCATCATGCGCTACGCGGTTGATTTTGGAAGTGACGAAAAGCTTCTCCCAGTATTACATATTGATACGCTTGGCATTCCGCCAATTGATATATATCGTCTTTTTGCTTATCGCAACAAAATAGAATATGCGCACCATAGACATGGGGTGCTCGGGATACCCTATGTGGATAACTTAGATTCGAAAAAAAAGACCGACGACGTAAAACCGACAGTTATAGAGCTAATGGGCGCTACGCAGGTGCATAAAAAACTGCATTTTGAAAATTCGCCGGCTATTTTTCATGCCTACTCCTTACTTTCGGGTATAAGACAGGATTTGGCGAGCGAAAACGCGCTGGTGCTTTTCGAACGCATTGTCCGCGAAGGAAAATTTTTGGATATAGTAAAACAGAATGGCGATGACCCGCGAATGATGGCGGGTATTCACGCGCTTTTTCGTGAATTGAAGAATTTTCTTTCATCTCATCCCAGCAGCGGTGGGACTTCGCGTAAAGCGAATCTTGCGGATTTTCTACAGCATCTCGATCTTGTAGAAAAGCATAACATTAAAATAAAGACTAGCTCATTTAAAGCATCGCTGCGAGCTGTGCGCGTGATGAGCGTTCATGGCGCGAAAGGCCTTGAGTTTGATTATGTTTTTGTGCCAAATGCGGCGGACTCAAAATGGGGTGGGCGGGTAAAGCCACGTCTGTTTCGCTTGCCTCAACTAATAACAGCGTCCGAGGAGGGTCTGACCCTCCTAAAAGGAGGGTCAGACCCTCCTCGGCCATCTTTAATAGATACTGACCCCAAAATAGACAAATATGAAGACGAGCGCCGTCTTTTCTTTGTCGCGCTTACTCGCGCTCGCCACGGCGCGCATATCAGCTGTACTTTATTAAACGATGCTGGCAGAGAACAAATCCCAACCAATTTTATATCCGAGATCAGAAGTGAACTTGTTGCTCGCGGTGGCACCGAGGCATACGAGCTTGAGGCACAACAAAACCCAGCGTTATTCTTTTCATCATCTATCGCAACCACGCCGCCACTGCAAGAGCGCGAATTCGTTGCTGAATTATTTACAAAACGCGGCTTACCCGTAACAGCTTTTAATAACTATCTTGAATGTCCATGGAAATATTTTTATATCAATTTACTTCGCGTGCCGCACGCGCCAAGCAAACAGCAAATGTATGGCACGGCAATTCACGCGGGACTTCATGATTTTTTTGAGCGTTTAAAAACAGATGCAAACACGCCTAAAGAATTCTTGCTTGAGCGATTTAATTTTGCCCTTGCAACAGAACTTCTTAATGAACATGATTATCAGTCTGCCAAAGCTAGAGGTGAGGAAACGCTCGATAAATACTACGAAGAGTATAGAGGCGCGTGGAACAAAAACACCGAGAACGAACGTTCTATTTCTATACCGCTAAGCGATATAATTCGCCTGACGGGTAAACTAGATAAGTTAGAAATTCAGCCGAACGGCTACGATGTGATTGTGGTTGATTACAAAACGGGTCACTCAAAAACTCGCGGCGAAATTGAAGGCACAACTAAAAATTCTAATGGCAATTTAAAGCGCCAGCTGGTATTTTACAAACTATTATTAGATAAATATCCGCTCGCAAAATATAATATGCTGGCCGGGGAGTTGGACTTTATTGAGCCGGACGCTAAAGGCAAGTTGCATAAAGAGCAATTCGTAATATCGCAAGAAAATGTAACGGCACTAGAAGCAGAAATTCACCGAGTGGCAGAAGAAATCATCTCCATTGCATTTTGGGATAAACGATGTTCAGATAAAGCGTGTGGGTGGTGCGCGTTGCGTAAGTAG
- a CDS encoding adenylyltransferase/cytidyltransferase family protein — MEQNNKLKKRVVVFGIFDGLHLGHEHFLQQARAYGDEIVVIVGRDEIALQLKGKTSQLNERQRRSRVAAHHLVDRAVLGDKETGEYLALKRLKPDVVCLGYDQKELKKDIYRWMKENGAKIVVRVMKAYKPREYHTSIINE; from the coding sequence ATGGAACAAAATAATAAATTAAAAAAGAGAGTAGTGGTTTTTGGTATTTTTGACGGCCTACATTTAGGGCACGAACATTTTTTACAACAGGCGCGAGCATACGGCGATGAGATTGTTGTTATTGTAGGAAGAGATGAAATAGCGCTTCAATTAAAAGGCAAAACATCTCAGCTAAATGAACGCCAACGCCGCAGTCGCGTTGCGGCACATCATCTCGTTGATAGGGCGGTGCTCGGAGACAAGGAAACGGGGGAGTATCTTGCGCTAAAACGCCTCAAACCAGACGTGGTATGCCTTGGATATGACCAGAAAGAACTTAAAAAAGATATTTACCGCTGGATGAAAGAAAACGGGGCGAAAATTGTTGTTCGAGTGATGAAGGCTTATAAGCCGAGGGAATACCACACATCTATCATCAACGAATAA
- the lipB gene encoding lipoyl(octanoyl) transferase LipB — translation MLTWLWLGLYDFLEMLELQERLFLNKQQGDDKNYLIFAEHSPVYTYDERKPRDHLWRLPKPASVPLIHAPRAGSITYHGPGQLVCYCILDLKTLDLDGPLALNWVIEETIIRTLAEFGIVGHRRKEPVAAQGVWVTGSDGVERKIASRGISTNKGIARFGFALNVTTELSYFDYIYPCGINIQMTSVYRECRKYIDLNAVARLLVYHFEKVIDDRKEAMPHDEIAFPPAASARLWRGLPASGGDRDDKK, via the coding sequence ATGCTGACATGGCTCTGGCTCGGCCTATATGATTTTTTAGAAATGCTGGAACTGCAAGAGCGATTGTTCCTTAACAAGCAACAAGGCGATGACAAGAATTATCTCATTTTCGCGGAACATTCGCCCGTTTATACATATGACGAACGAAAGCCGCGAGATCATCTTTGGCGCTTGCCAAAGCCAGCTAGTGTGCCGCTAATCCATGCGCCACGCGCTGGCAGTATCACTTATCATGGCCCGGGTCAGCTTGTTTGTTACTGTATTCTAGATTTGAAAACGCTCGACCTTGATGGTCCTCTTGCCTTGAATTGGGTTATAGAGGAAACGATCATCCGCACGCTTGCCGAATTTGGCATTGTCGGACATCGGCGCAAAGAACCAGTCGCGGCGCAAGGCGTATGGGTTACAGGCAGTGACGGCGTAGAGCGTAAAATTGCCTCGCGCGGCATTTCTACAAATAAAGGCATTGCTCGTTTCGGCTTTGCGCTTAACGTCACGACCGAGCTGTCTTATTTTGATTACATATATCCGTGCGGCATTAATATACAGATGACTTCCGTATACCGCGAGTGTCGTAAATACATTGATTTAAACGCAGTCGCGCGCCTCCTCGTGTATCATTTTGAAAAAGTTATCGATGATAGAAAAGAGGCGATGCCGCACGACGAGATTGCTTTTCCGCCAGCGGCATCTGCCCGCCTCTGGCGTGGCCTGCCCGCCTCTGGCGGGGATCGCGATGACAAAAAGTAG
- a CDS encoding 2-oxo acid dehydrogenase subunit E2, with translation MRHPIRVSTEDTGGSYPGTLEMSVIQWLRKQGETIKIGDDLVVIQTEKAEVTLKAKILGVLVEIIYTDGGEFQVTSDLQEQSGGITFYRTVLGYIEDEPVLSIGRSILSNSASIEPEETIDMPYKITPLAWQMMRARNIDPAAVYKIVGVDSTGRIGKEQVEAYERHVTDTQQLVREVSSAILATQNVESKMSVVPSNVAIKASPFDNKELRASPAARALARERGIDLDAAGIAGTGPDGIILPADVEKFLVFDKQILPTPTTPAPSTTPAVSNGAETKIIPLSPVQQAIARNLEEGWKKPTGQDEKDHDVSILTSFRQWYGQKFEKRVGVKLQLAFPFVAALVRVLARDEFAAFLNGYIDTDEKGKLVFVRSMNINLGIAFNTPRDELVILTVRQANTLSLVDLARATATLQRKSQDRTFTLMEQKGFTFIFNNIGGLKTLIPPARRSKVRQRSGYSLLTKDVSLQVDLGEIDRDGWATIPITFDHRAVGGGFITRFIDTVFGELDEHIIPELQELCGKC, from the coding sequence ATGCGCCACCCAATACGCGTATCAACCGAAGACACGGGAGGTTCTTATCCCGGAACTTTGGAAATGTCCGTTATTCAATGGCTGCGCAAACAAGGCGAAACGATAAAAATTGGCGATGATCTTGTAGTAATTCAAACGGAAAAAGCAGAAGTAACGCTGAAAGCAAAAATATTAGGCGTTTTGGTAGAAATTATTTACACTGACGGCGGTGAATTTCAGGTAACTAGCGATCTGCAAGAACAGAGCGGCGGCATAACGTTTTATCGCACCGTTCTTGGTTATATTGAAGATGAGCCGGTGTTGTCTATCGGCCGTTCAATTTTGTCCAATAGCGCGTCTATTGAGCCAGAAGAAACAATTGATATGCCTTATAAAATAACTCCTCTTGCCTGGCAAATGATGCGCGCGCGCAATATCGACCCGGCAGCTGTTTATAAAATCGTTGGCGTTGACTCCACGGGAAGAATTGGAAAAGAACAGGTTGAGGCGTATGAGCGCCATGTAACGGATACACAACAATTAGTGCGTGAAGTTTCTTCTGCTATTCTTGCTACGCAAAATGTAGAATCGAAAATGTCGGTTGTTCCATCAAATGTGGCTATCAAGGCAAGCCCCTTCGACAATAAAGAGCTCAGGGCAAGCCCAGCAGCGCGTGCGCTTGCGCGAGAACGCGGCATTGATCTTGATGCTGCGGGAATAGCGGGAACAGGTCCCGATGGAATAATTCTTCCCGCAGATGTTGAAAAATTCCTTGTTTTTGATAAGCAAATTTTACCAACTCCTACTACCCCTGCTCCTTCCACAACTCCCGCTGTCAGCAATGGCGCGGAAACAAAAATAATTCCTCTTTCGCCTGTGCAACAAGCCATCGCGCGAAATCTTGAGGAGGGTTGGAAAAAACCAACTGGTCAAGATGAAAAAGATCACGATGTATCCATTCTTACTTCGTTTCGGCAATGGTATGGACAAAAATTTGAAAAAAGGGTCGGAGTGAAACTTCAGCTTGCGTTTCCTTTTGTTGCCGCGCTTGTTCGAGTGCTTGCGCGAGACGAGTTCGCCGCGTTTTTGAATGGATATATAGATACCGATGAAAAAGGTAAGTTGGTGTTTGTGCGAAGCATGAATATAAATCTCGGCATCGCGTTTAATACGCCACGAGATGAGCTCGTAATTTTGACAGTGCGTCAGGCAAACACACTTTCTCTTGTTGATCTTGCTCGCGCGACTGCTACTCTTCAGCGAAAGTCGCAGGATCGCACCTTTACTTTAATGGAGCAAAAAGGATTTACTTTTATTTTTAATAATATCGGAGGATTAAAGACGCTGATTCCTCCCGCGCGTCGCTCGAAGGTTCGTCAGCGGTCTGGTTATTCGCTTCTAACAAAGGATGTTTCTCTGCAAGTAGATCTTGGCGAGATTGACAGAGATGGTTGGGCGACAATTCCCATTACTTTTGATCATCGCGCGGTGGGCGGTGGATTCATAACACGATTTATAGACACAGTGTTCGGTGAGCTTGACGAACACATCATTCCGGAATTGCAAGAACTTTGTGGCAAGTGTTAA